A region of Polynucleobacter sp. JS-Mosq-20-D10 DNA encodes the following proteins:
- the rpmH gene encoding 50S ribosomal protein L34 — protein MKRTYQPSVTRRKRTHGFRIRMKTKSGRAVLNARRAKGRKRLAV, from the coding sequence ATGAAAAGAACATACCAACCCTCAGTAACACGTCGTAAACGCACTCACGGATTCCGTATTCGTATGAAAACCAAGAGTGGACGCGCGGTATTAAATGCCCGCCGTGCTAAAGGTCGCAAACGCCTCGCCGTTTAA
- a CDS encoding ribonuclease P protein component, which translates to MNSARISELLKTRPKTSLCWGLYLASLNQGAKPDLGIAVAKKLAKRAVDRNQLKRMIRELVRSAQATGLNSDVVVKLKKPIGRETRGRLRCKEKEGLRAQIVGLI; encoded by the coding sequence TTGAATAGCGCCAGGATTTCTGAGTTACTAAAAACACGCCCCAAGACAAGCTTGTGTTGGGGTTTGTATTTGGCATCTCTGAATCAGGGCGCAAAACCAGATTTAGGTATTGCCGTAGCCAAAAAACTAGCTAAGCGTGCGGTAGATCGCAACCAATTGAAACGCATGATCCGTGAGTTGGTTAGAAGCGCTCAAGCAACAGGCCTAAACAGCGACGTTGTAGTGAAGCTAAAAAAACCAATTGGTCGCGAAACGCGCGGCAGACTCCGATGTAAAGAAAAAGAGGGTCTGCGAGCCCAAATAGTAGGGCTAATTTAA